The sequence CTTCCGAATTGCTGCCGTTCGTTCACGTAGCGAACCGACATCGAAAGCGCAGCATCGAGCCCGCCGGCAATCTGAGCAACGCGAACAAAGGCGCCGAGCTTGAACACATCCTCATACCCCGCGCGTACCGGTGCCTTGGTAAAGTGCAGGACATCACGCGGCTCGCCAGCAGGATTGCGGCCGGCGATGCAAACCGCGCCCTCGGTCGCGAGGATCATCGTTCCACCCGTTCCACCGGGGATGGGCGCCGCAACGAACCCAGCGCCCTCGCTCGCCACAGCACCTTGAACGGTGCCGGTGAAGCGTTCGTCGACAATCTTCCCGTCCGAACGTGATGCAATTGTCCCTCGCCCGGCAAAGCCGAGACCTGCTGCCAGGCGGGCGGCGACTGCTGCCTCTGCAAGAGGCAGCGCGAGCGCATGGTAACCGATGAGACGGAATACGATCAGCGCATCCTGCCACGTTCCACCAAAGCCACCGGCGTCTTCTGGGAGCACGAGCGAGGGGAGGCCGAGTTCCACCACTTGGTCCCAATCGCGCTCGACAGTTGCTCCTGGCCCGAGGCTCCCAAAGAGGCCGTTCGCCATGTCCGCCAGCATCTGTTGTTGTTCATTCATCTAAGGCCAAGCCCCCGCGCGATGATGCCCTTGAGGATTTCGCGCGTGCCGCCGCGAAGAGAAAACGAGGGCGAAACCTGAAGCAGATGGCCAAGCATGATGGGCAAGGCCGCCTCGCTGGAAAGGTCTGTTTCAACCGCGGCTTGGATCAGTTCGGGCATTGCTTGCTCGAAGCTGTTCCCGAGGTCTTTCACGATCGTCGCTTCGAGCGCTGGATCATGGCCGGCCGCGATCTGCGCCGCGACCGACGCCGACATCAAACGCAGCGTCCAGGTCTCGGATACGAGCCGACCAATCAGCGCACGCACTCCCTCGCTTGGCTCCGTACCGACCGCACGGATCAGTTCGGTGAGTAGCGTCTGGCATGAGAGGTATCGCTCCGGCCCGGATCGCTCGAGCGACAGCTCGGCAGTGGCCTGTTTCCATCCCTCGCCTTCGATACCGAGTAGCGCGGTGGCTGGCAGTCGGACGCCATCGAAGAACACCTCATTGAAATCATGCCCGCCGGTGAGGTCGATGATCGGACGCACGATGACCCCCGGCGCGTCCATTGGGATGACGAACTGACTGAGCCCGGCATTGCGCTGCGAGCCTTCTTCGGAGCGTACGAGCGCGATCATGACGTGGGCGTTGTGGGCGTTGGTCGTCCAGACTTTCTGTCCATCGATGACCCAGCCCTCGCCGTCACGCCGCGCGGTCGTCCGAACTGCTGCGAGATCGGAACCGGCGCCAGGTTCGGAAAGGCCGATGCACGCGTAGATCTCACCGCGCGCCATCCCGGGCACCCAGCGGCGACGCTCCTCCTCGTGGCCATAGCGAAGCAGCAACGTACCTGTCTGTCGATCCGCAATCCAGTGCGCGCCAACCGGAGCCCCTGCTGCAAGCAGTTCCTCAAGCACAACATAGCGTTCGAGCGGGCTGCGCTCGTGCCCGCCGTATGCACGCGGCCATGTCATGCCAAGCAGCCCGGCCGCGCCCAGCGCACGACTGAAATCCGGATTGGCCACCGCCCAGCAGTTTGTTCGTGCCGCCGGGTCGTCGAAGCCCACGTGTTCCTCAACCAGAGCTCGCACCTGGCGGCGAAGAGCCGGGCCCTCTTCCGGGAAAGACATGGCCTGAATCGCAAAAGTCTGCACGACGAGTTCTGCCTGCTGTTTGTCGCCTCTGTGGCGTAGCTGCTGCAGTGAGCCAATTGCCCACTCCGGTTCATCACAGCAGCGATATGCCTGACAAGCGGGCTGGCCGGAGTTCTGATGGCTGCTAGAGATCTCACTCCATTCGGGCCGCGACCTCCGCTTGATCGGGGCGTTACGCGAAATGCAGGAGAGCCGCTGATGTCGATCGATGTGACCCGCGAGGCCGGAGTCGCCACCGTCACGATCAATCGCCCAGAACGCAAGAACGCGGTGACCATGGCGATGCGGCAAGCTTTTCAGAGTGTGTTCCAGGATCTGCAGGACGACGACGAGGTCCGCGCGATTATCTTGACCGGCGCAGGGGGCGATTTCGCCGCGGGGGCCGACGTGGGCGAAATGGGAACCGGCGGAGTCCGGGGTAACATGGTCAAATCACGGACCCTGCATCGCATGGTGCGCAGCGTGGC comes from Novosphingobium ginsenosidimutans and encodes:
- a CDS encoding acyl-CoA dehydrogenase family protein — its product is MNEQQQMLADMANGLFGSLGPGATVERDWDQVVELGLPSLVLPEDAGGFGGTWQDALIVFRLIGYHALALPLAEAAVAARLAAGLGFAGRGTIASRSDGKIVDERFTGTVQGAVASEGAGFVAAPIPGGTGGTMILATEGAVCIAGRNPAGEPRDVLHFTKAPVRAGYEDVFKLGAFVRVAQIAGGLDAALSMSVRYVNERQQFGRPLAKFQAVQQSLATFACEAAAANCAAMGVAQALDRSGGDARFEVAAAKLRANRAVGAGTSAAHQVHGAIGFTQDYALQPNTRRLWSARSEFGGDSHWAAQIGGRVAVAGADRFWADLTALTD
- a CDS encoding acyl-CoA dehydrogenase family protein; translation: MQTFAIQAMSFPEEGPALRRQVRALVEEHVGFDDPAARTNCWAVANPDFSRALGAAGLLGMTWPRAYGGHERSPLERYVVLEELLAAGAPVGAHWIADRQTGTLLLRYGHEEERRRWVPGMARGEIYACIGLSEPGAGSDLAAVRTTARRDGEGWVIDGQKVWTTNAHNAHVMIALVRSEEGSQRNAGLSQFVIPMDAPGVIVRPIIDLTGGHDFNEVFFDGVRLPATALLGIEGEGWKQATAELSLERSGPERYLSCQTLLTELIRAVGTEPSEGVRALIGRLVSETWTLRLMSASVAAQIAAGHDPALEATIVKDLGNSFEQAMPELIQAAVETDLSSEAALPIMLGHLLQVSPSFSLRGGTREILKGIIARGLGLR